Proteins encoded within one genomic window of Granulicella pectinivorans:
- a CDS encoding alpha/beta hydrolase-fold protein translates to MKTLLSAALLVLASASSLAQKIEVIVPTKAPLHGHLIVVFSKNEKSEPRMQMDERYESAQGFGVDVGIDGIPAPGTITVDAKTFGYPLRSLTEIPAGDYFVQGVFNLYEEFHLGSGKTVWLSPDKGEGQKWNRKPGNPYSRPVKVHFDPKSTIKLTLDQTMPEIKGTPQDPEVIAQHAPESRWLKYMRFKSEKLSKFWGRDTYLGAWVLLPDGFDEHPDAHYPLVVWQDHYSAGPRPAFTATGPKGPGAARAVAGYNFFQDWTHGRVPRVIILFVQNANPYYDDSYVVDSANVGPYGSAINDELIPAVESKYRGIGQGWARATMGGSTGGWESLATQIFYPDSYNGTWSACPDPVDFHAYQNINLYDDKNAFYRRGDFGEVPTAGDREPDGTITATAAGEFAYEYVLGTHGRSTEQWMIWQAVFSPQGADGYPAEVLDSKTGEIDPKVVQYWHDHYDLAAILKRDWPTLGPKLEGKLHIQVGDGDTYFLNNAVHLLDKQLQASVNPHSDAQFQYGPGMPHCYTGGPSEYTMQQNNANWAQRVIPQMTEHMVKTAPAGADVKSWMY, encoded by the coding sequence ATGAAAACCCTTCTCTCGGCCGCCCTCCTGGTCCTCGCCTCCGCGTCCTCCCTCGCCCAGAAGATCGAGGTCATTGTCCCCACGAAAGCTCCTCTGCACGGCCACCTCATCGTCGTCTTCAGCAAGAACGAAAAGTCCGAGCCCCGCATGCAGATGGACGAGCGCTACGAGTCCGCGCAGGGGTTCGGCGTGGATGTGGGGATCGACGGAATCCCCGCCCCCGGCACCATCACGGTCGATGCTAAGACCTTCGGCTACCCACTCCGTTCACTCACCGAGATTCCCGCCGGCGACTACTTCGTCCAGGGCGTCTTCAACCTCTATGAGGAGTTCCACCTCGGCTCCGGCAAGACCGTATGGCTCTCTCCCGACAAGGGCGAAGGTCAGAAGTGGAACCGCAAGCCCGGCAACCCCTACTCCCGTCCGGTGAAGGTCCACTTCGACCCCAAATCCACCATCAAGCTCACCCTCGACCAGACCATGCCCGAGATCAAGGGCACGCCGCAGGATCCCGAGGTCATCGCCCAGCACGCGCCAGAGTCCAGATGGCTCAAGTACATGCGCTTCAAGAGCGAAAAACTGAGCAAATTCTGGGGTCGCGACACCTATCTCGGCGCATGGGTTCTCCTCCCCGACGGCTTCGACGAACACCCCGACGCCCACTATCCCCTCGTCGTCTGGCAGGACCACTACAGCGCCGGCCCCAGGCCCGCCTTCACCGCGACCGGCCCCAAGGGCCCCGGTGCCGCTCGCGCTGTCGCCGGCTATAACTTCTTTCAGGACTGGACCCACGGCCGCGTCCCACGCGTCATCATCCTCTTCGTCCAGAACGCCAACCCCTACTACGACGACAGCTACGTGGTCGATTCGGCCAATGTAGGCCCCTATGGCTCGGCCATCAACGACGAACTCATCCCGGCCGTCGAATCCAAATACCGCGGCATCGGCCAGGGCTGGGCTCGCGCCACCATGGGCGGATCCACCGGCGGATGGGAGTCGCTCGCCACCCAGATCTTCTACCCCGACAGCTACAACGGCACCTGGTCCGCCTGCCCCGATCCCGTCGACTTCCACGCCTACCAGAACATCAATCTCTACGACGACAAGAACGCCTTCTACCGCCGTGGCGACTTCGGCGAGGTTCCTACCGCGGGCGACCGTGAGCCGGACGGCACCATCACCGCCACCGCAGCGGGCGAGTTTGCCTACGAGTACGTTCTCGGCACCCACGGACGCTCCACCGAACAATGGATGATCTGGCAGGCCGTCTTCTCCCCGCAGGGAGCCGATGGCTATCCCGCGGAAGTGCTCGATTCGAAGACCGGCGAGATCGACCCCAAGGTCGTGCAGTACTGGCACGATCACTACGACCTCGCCGCGATCCTCAAGCGCGACTGGCCCACCCTCGGTCCCAAGCTTGAGGGCAAGCTGCACATCCAGGTCGGCGACGGCGACACCTATTTTCTCAACAACGCCGTACACCTGCTCGACAAGCAGCTTCAGGCCAGCGTGAACCCGCACAGCGACGCGCAGTTCCAGTACGGCCCCGGCATGCCTCACTGCTACACCGGCGGCCCGTCGGAGTACACCATGCAGCAGAACAACGCCAACTGGGCCCAGCGCGTCATCCCCCAGATGACCGAGCACATGGTCAAAACCGCCCCCGCCGGGGCCGACGTCAAAAGCTGGATGTACTAG
- a CDS encoding MFS transporter: MDATKAGLADRIGYGKFLLFIAGMGGLLYGIDVGIISAALLYLGKTISLSLEQTSMIVAAVLGGSMLSSLVAGFFADLLGRKTMMIVSGLMFVASVGLIVISHGFVPLFIGRLLQGMSGGVIAVVVPLYLAEALSAEHRGSGSAVFQFMLTVGIVIASFAGLYYTHQAESAIAAAHGNADLIYAAQNHAWRAMFLSVVYPGLIFFFGSFFISETPRWLFRKGKVEAALASLRRSSPEAEAQRQLAEMQTLADEKTKGEGAKGGGSLLQRKYIIPFVLACLILGLNQATGINSILGYLVVILRQAGMNAQHATQGDLSVKMLNCVMTIVAVALVDRKGRKFLLMIGTGGIVISLAAAAFFFHSFEAKRLDVMPAVQAQVRGNAVDVPLKTLMAGSASGAPTSVTVLYSYGDGEKVATALSDEGDGLLTIHPDAAAPKAPLVLKRAMYGAIPSEQTGWIIALCVALFIASYSAGPGVVVWLALSELMPTRIRSNGMGIALLINQGVSTLIAGLFLPTVGSYGYAAMFGFWAACTVLYFAIAVFFLPETKGKTLEEIELGFEKKTA, encoded by the coding sequence ATGGATGCTACAAAGGCAGGCTTAGCCGACAGGATCGGCTACGGGAAGTTTCTCCTCTTCATCGCGGGTATGGGCGGGTTGCTGTACGGGATCGATGTGGGCATCATCTCGGCGGCTCTGCTGTACCTGGGCAAGACGATCAGCCTCTCGCTCGAACAGACGTCGATGATCGTAGCCGCGGTTCTGGGTGGGAGCATGCTGTCGTCGCTGGTCGCGGGCTTCTTTGCCGATCTGCTGGGACGCAAGACGATGATGATCGTCAGCGGCCTGATGTTCGTAGCGAGCGTTGGCTTGATCGTCATCTCGCATGGATTTGTGCCTCTGTTTATCGGGCGCCTTTTGCAGGGCATGAGCGGTGGCGTAATCGCCGTCGTTGTACCGCTCTATCTGGCGGAGGCGCTGAGTGCGGAACATCGCGGGAGCGGATCGGCGGTCTTCCAGTTCATGCTCACGGTGGGCATCGTGATCGCCTCGTTCGCGGGGCTCTACTACACGCACCAGGCGGAGAGCGCGATTGCTGCGGCCCATGGCAATGCGGACCTGATCTATGCGGCGCAGAATCATGCGTGGCGCGCCATGTTTCTTTCGGTCGTGTATCCCGGGTTGATCTTCTTTTTCGGCAGCTTCTTCATCAGCGAGACGCCGCGCTGGCTGTTCCGCAAGGGCAAGGTGGAGGCGGCGCTGGCTTCGCTGCGGCGGTCCTCGCCCGAGGCCGAGGCGCAGAGGCAGTTGGCAGAGATGCAGACGCTGGCCGACGAGAAGACGAAGGGCGAAGGCGCGAAGGGCGGTGGATCGCTCCTGCAGCGGAAGTACATCATTCCATTTGTGCTGGCGTGCCTGATTCTGGGGCTAAATCAGGCCACGGGCATCAACTCGATTCTTGGGTACCTGGTCGTGATTCTGCGGCAGGCGGGCATGAACGCACAGCATGCCACACAGGGCGACCTCTCAGTGAAGATGCTGAACTGCGTGATGACCATCGTCGCGGTGGCGCTGGTCGATCGCAAGGGACGGAAGTTCCTGCTGATGATCGGCACGGGCGGAATCGTGATCTCGCTGGCGGCGGCAGCCTTCTTCTTCCACTCGTTCGAGGCGAAGAGACTGGATGTGATGCCGGCGGTGCAGGCGCAGGTACGTGGCAACGCAGTGGACGTTCCACTGAAGACGCTGATGGCAGGGAGTGCGAGCGGTGCGCCGACCAGCGTGACGGTGCTGTACAGCTATGGCGATGGCGAGAAGGTGGCGACGGCGCTGAGCGATGAGGGCGACGGACTGCTGACGATCCATCCGGATGCGGCTGCCCCGAAGGCTCCGCTGGTGCTGAAGCGAGCGATGTACGGAGCGATTCCGAGCGAACAGACAGGCTGGATCATCGCTCTGTGCGTGGCTCTCTTTATCGCCTCATACTCGGCTGGACCGGGCGTGGTGGTGTGGCTGGCATTGTCGGAGCTGATGCCGACACGGATTCGCTCGAACGGGATGGGCATCGCGCTTCTCATCAACCAGGGAGTCTCCACGTTGATCGCGGGGTTATTCCTGCCCACGGTCGGAAGCTACGGGTATGCGGCGATGTTCGGGTTCTGGGCGGCCTGCACGGTGCTCTACTTCGCGATCGCTGTGTTCTTCCTGCCGGAGACAAAGGGCAAGACGCTCGAGGAGATTGAATTGGGGTTTGAGAAGAAGACGGCCTGA
- a CDS encoding cystathionine beta-lyase, with the protein MKFATRLVHYDVAPRDPYSPMSTPIYQTATFEQEHADSFGEYDYSRSGNPTRRVLEDQIAALEGGSRAFCFASGMAAISNVTRLLKAGDEIVADWDLYGGATRLFGEVIDRAGVTVRYVDASDVAQVSAAISPATKMVYLESPTNPLLRIIDLAAIAAVAKERGVLVVVDSSTMSPYLQNPLELGADIVIHSATKFLSGHSDVTGGAVVVKDEELARQVYFLQNAEGTALGPFDCYLVLRGLKTLKLRMDAQQANALRIAEFLQGHAKVAAVHYPGMPFHPGYAVQMRQARGGGAVLSFAVGSAAAAKIVAEKTELFKIAVSFGSVNSTISVPLKMSHASTPAALKDARGIPAELIRVSVGIEDCDELIADLEAALKLV; encoded by the coding sequence GTGAAGTTCGCGACCCGGCTGGTTCACTACGATGTGGCGCCTAGAGACCCGTACAGCCCGATGAGCACGCCGATCTACCAGACGGCGACCTTCGAGCAGGAGCATGCGGACAGCTTTGGAGAATACGACTACTCGCGCAGCGGCAACCCTACGCGGCGTGTGCTGGAAGACCAGATCGCAGCTCTCGAAGGAGGGAGCCGCGCATTCTGCTTCGCCAGCGGCATGGCGGCGATCTCCAATGTGACGCGTCTGCTGAAGGCGGGCGACGAGATCGTGGCGGACTGGGATCTGTATGGCGGGGCGACGCGGCTGTTTGGCGAGGTGATCGACCGGGCGGGCGTTACGGTGCGGTATGTCGATGCCTCGGATGTGGCGCAGGTCTCGGCGGCGATCTCTCCGGCGACGAAGATGGTGTACCTGGAGTCGCCGACGAATCCCCTGCTGCGAATTATCGACCTGGCGGCGATTGCCGCGGTGGCGAAGGAGCGTGGGGTACTGGTGGTGGTCGACAGCAGCACGATGTCGCCGTATTTACAGAATCCGCTGGAGTTGGGTGCGGATATCGTGATTCATTCGGCGACCAAGTTCCTCAGTGGGCACAGCGATGTCACCGGCGGGGCGGTCGTCGTCAAGGACGAGGAGCTGGCCCGGCAGGTCTACTTCCTGCAGAACGCGGAAGGGACGGCATTGGGGCCTTTCGACTGCTATCTGGTGCTGCGTGGGCTGAAGACGCTGAAGCTGCGGATGGATGCGCAGCAGGCAAACGCCCTGCGGATCGCGGAGTTTTTGCAGGGTCACGCAAAGGTCGCGGCGGTCCATTATCCGGGAATGCCTTTTCATCCCGGGTACGCCGTACAGATGAGGCAGGCGCGCGGCGGCGGAGCGGTGTTAAGCTTCGCGGTCGGCTCAGCGGCGGCAGCGAAGATCGTTGCAGAAAAGACGGAGCTGTTCAAGATCGCAGTCAGCTTTGGGAGCGTGAACTCGACGATCAGCGTTCCGCTGAAGATGTCGCATGCGAGCACACCGGCTGCGCTCAAAGACGCCAGGGGGATTCCGGCGGAGTTGATACGGGTATCGGTGGGGATCGAGGACTGCGATGAGTTGATTGCGGATCTTGAGGCGGCGCTGAAGCTGGTTTAG
- a CDS encoding trans-sulfuration enzyme family protein, producing the protein MSDPLSERPAFQPSTLVIHSNRVYESQSNSILFPVHQTATYIHESVGVTKGYGYSRGANPTVNALEQSIAAIEGTEQALCFRSGMAAITTLCMGLLKSGDHVILSEVIYGGTTRLFEQVLTHFDVQYTFIDTADLAAVEAGIKPNTRLIFAETPANPTLRLSDVKALAEIAHRHENVLFGVDNTFLTPLLQNCLELGADISMLSTTKYIDGHNATIGGSLACHDAVIMDRLRFVRKIIGTIQAPQDAWLTIQGVKTLPARLAMHCSHAQQVAEWLEKHPRVYHVNYPGLASFPQHALAVKQQKGFGGMLSFELNATTDESLRFMKALKLCTCAESLGSVETLITNPATASHCDLTVELRERLGISDRLIRLSVGLESPIDLIKDFEQAFDVIFGGSK; encoded by the coding sequence GTGTCCGACCCGTTATCCGAACGTCCCGCCTTTCAGCCCTCCACGCTGGTGATCCACTCCAACCGCGTGTACGAGAGCCAGTCCAACTCCATTCTTTTTCCGGTTCATCAGACGGCCACGTACATCCACGAGAGCGTGGGAGTGACCAAAGGCTATGGTTACTCGCGTGGCGCTAACCCCACGGTCAACGCGCTCGAACAGTCGATCGCCGCGATCGAAGGGACCGAGCAGGCGCTCTGTTTCCGGAGCGGCATGGCGGCGATCACCACGCTGTGCATGGGGCTGCTGAAGTCGGGCGACCATGTGATTCTGTCCGAGGTAATCTACGGCGGAACAACGCGCCTCTTCGAACAGGTGCTGACGCACTTCGATGTCCAGTACACGTTTATTGACACGGCGGATCTGGCCGCGGTCGAGGCCGGGATCAAGCCGAATACGCGGCTGATTTTCGCGGAGACGCCGGCCAACCCCACGCTGCGGTTGTCCGACGTGAAGGCGCTGGCGGAGATCGCGCATCGGCACGAAAACGTGCTGTTCGGCGTGGACAATACCTTCCTCACGCCTCTGTTGCAGAACTGCCTGGAGCTGGGCGCGGATATCTCCATGCTGTCGACGACGAAGTACATTGACGGGCATAACGCCACGATCGGCGGGTCGCTGGCCTGCCACGATGCCGTCATCATGGACCGGCTGCGGTTTGTGCGGAAGATCATCGGCACGATCCAGGCTCCGCAGGACGCGTGGCTGACGATCCAGGGCGTGAAGACACTGCCGGCCCGGCTGGCGATGCATTGCAGCCATGCCCAGCAGGTGGCGGAGTGGCTGGAAAAGCATCCGCGCGTCTACCACGTGAACTATCCAGGACTAGCCTCGTTTCCGCAGCATGCGCTCGCCGTCAAGCAGCAGAAGGGCTTTGGCGGGATGTTGTCGTTCGAGCTCAACGCCACCACCGACGAGTCGCTGCGCTTCATGAAGGCGCTGAAGCTGTGCACCTGCGCGGAGAGTCTGGGAAGCGTGGAGACGTTGATTACAAATCCGGCCACAGCTTCTCACTGTGACCTGACGGTGGAGCTGCGGGAACGGCTTGGGATCTCGGACCGGTTGATTCGTCTGTCGGTGGGCCTGGAGTCGCCGATCGATCTAATCAAGGATTTTGAGCAGGCGTTCGACGTGATCTTCGGAGGTTCGAAGTGA
- a CDS encoding Gfo/Idh/MocA family protein has product MEKKLRWGVLSTAAIGLKKVLPAMQLGEYVSVDAIASRNLMKAEEAAAVLGIPRAYGSYEELLADPDIDAVYNPLPNDLHVPWTIKAAEAGKHVLCEKPLALTAAEAESLLEVRARTGVQIGEAFMVDCHPQWLRTQALLREGDIGDLRAVYGHFSYTNVNPDNIRNKIEQGGGGLMDIGCYLIHAARYAFAAEPLRVVALVERDPTMKTDRLTSALMEFSGGQAIFTCSTQLVPYQRVQFLGTKGRIEIEIPFNAPPDRPTRLIVDTGAGPIEETFRICDQYTLQGDAFSKAVLENTEVPVTVENAIANMKVIDAIFRSAETSQWEKVS; this is encoded by the coding sequence ATGGAAAAGAAGTTGCGTTGGGGTGTACTCAGTACTGCGGCAATCGGCCTTAAAAAAGTTTTACCCGCCATGCAGCTCGGCGAATATGTCTCCGTCGACGCGATCGCCTCCCGCAACCTCATGAAAGCAGAGGAAGCCGCCGCCGTTCTCGGCATTCCGCGCGCTTACGGCAGCTACGAAGAGCTCCTCGCCGATCCCGACATCGACGCGGTCTATAACCCTTTACCCAACGACCTCCACGTCCCTTGGACCATCAAAGCCGCCGAGGCAGGCAAGCATGTCCTCTGCGAAAAGCCCCTCGCCCTGACCGCTGCCGAAGCGGAGAGCCTCCTCGAAGTCCGCGCCCGCACGGGCGTCCAGATCGGCGAGGCCTTTATGGTCGACTGCCATCCGCAGTGGCTCCGCACCCAGGCTCTCCTCCGCGAGGGCGACATCGGCGATCTCCGCGCCGTCTACGGACACTTCAGCTACACCAACGTCAATCCCGACAATATCCGCAACAAGATCGAGCAGGGCGGCGGCGGCCTCATGGACATCGGCTGCTACCTCATCCATGCCGCCCGCTACGCCTTCGCCGCAGAGCCCCTCCGCGTCGTCGCCCTCGTCGAACGCGACCCCACCATGAAGACCGACCGCCTCACCTCGGCCCTCATGGAGTTTTCCGGTGGCCAGGCGATCTTCACCTGCAGCACCCAGCTCGTGCCCTACCAGCGCGTCCAGTTCCTCGGCACCAAGGGCCGCATCGAGATCGAGATCCCCTTCAACGCCCCGCCCGACCGCCCAACCCGTCTCATCGTAGACACCGGAGCCGGCCCCATCGAAGAGACCTTCCGTATCTGCGACCAGTACACCCTGCAAGGCGATGCCTTCTCGAAGGCCGTTCTCGAGAACACGGAGGTTCCCGTTACGGTAGAAAACGCCATCGCGAACATGAAGGTGATCGACGCCATCTTCCGTTCCGCCGAAACCAGCCAATGGGAGAAGGTCTCCTAG
- a CDS encoding glycoside hydrolase family 5 protein: MASTARLLGHVLLGVVCLSSFGQPQTAKAPRKVAQQTAGVATADTSIAFVRAARLHRGINLSMWYAQAGDYSDARLASFTTAEDFALIKRLGFDHVRLSIDPEPLIREAQSGELKPEAMARLDKTVEGIVAAGLAVVLDIHPEEPYKRRLAEGNDDVWRFCAFWRAFAGHYAGTDPDKVYFEVMNEPAFNDLYRWAGVQARAVAAIRGVAARHTVIATAGSYAKVDELLAMEPLHDDNVIYTFHQYDPMWFTHQGANWGVQGWVFLRGVPYPSSPEAVAGNLAQEQDDRVRLYVQRYGAERWDGARMRMEIDAAADWAEKRHVPLWCGEFGVYREYANPKMRAAWIKDVRTALEARHVGWAMWDYQGSFGIVLKDGKTTLVDPLVPGALGLEEK; the protein is encoded by the coding sequence ATGGCTTCGACTGCACGACTGCTTGGCCACGTACTCCTTGGAGTCGTTTGCCTTTCCTCCTTCGGACAACCACAGACGGCAAAGGCTCCACGTAAGGTCGCCCAGCAGACGGCGGGAGTCGCCACGGCTGATACGTCGATCGCGTTTGTACGGGCGGCGCGGCTGCACCGTGGTATCAACCTGAGCATGTGGTACGCACAGGCTGGAGACTACTCCGACGCGCGGTTGGCATCGTTTACGACGGCAGAGGATTTTGCGCTGATCAAGCGGTTGGGGTTCGACCATGTGCGGCTTTCGATCGATCCGGAACCGCTGATTCGCGAGGCACAATCGGGGGAGCTGAAACCGGAGGCGATGGCTCGTCTGGACAAGACCGTGGAGGGGATTGTGGCGGCGGGGCTGGCGGTGGTGCTGGATATTCATCCGGAGGAACCGTACAAGAGGCGTCTGGCGGAGGGGAACGACGATGTATGGCGGTTCTGCGCGTTCTGGCGGGCGTTCGCCGGGCACTATGCGGGGACCGACCCGGATAAGGTGTACTTCGAGGTCATGAACGAGCCGGCGTTCAACGATCTGTACCGGTGGGCTGGGGTGCAGGCGCGAGCGGTCGCGGCGATTCGTGGGGTGGCAGCGCGGCATACGGTGATCGCGACGGCAGGGTCTTATGCGAAGGTCGACGAGCTGCTGGCGATGGAGCCGCTGCATGACGACAACGTGATCTACACGTTTCACCAGTACGACCCGATGTGGTTTACGCACCAGGGGGCGAACTGGGGGGTACAGGGGTGGGTCTTTCTGCGTGGTGTGCCGTATCCCTCATCCCCCGAAGCTGTCGCGGGAAACCTGGCGCAGGAGCAGGACGACCGGGTGAGGCTCTATGTGCAGCGGTACGGGGCCGAGCGTTGGGATGGGGCGCGGATGCGGATGGAGATCGATGCGGCGGCGGACTGGGCGGAAAAGAGGCATGTGCCGCTATGGTGCGGGGAGTTTGGCGTGTACCGGGAGTATGCCAATCCCAAGATGCGGGCGGCGTGGATCAAGGACGTGCGGACGGCGCTGGAGGCGAGGCACGTCGGGTGGGCGATGTGGGACTACCAGGGAAGCTTTGGGATTGTGTTGAAGGATGGGAAGACGACACTCGTGGATCCGCTGGTGCCGGGGGCGCTGGGGTTGGAGGAGAAGTAG
- a CDS encoding ABC transporter ATP-binding protein codes for MTPAVVTTGLTRRFGDFTAVEDINLSVAPGQFYGFLGPNGAGKSTTIKMLTGLLAPTSGKIEILGMDATASPMEVKRQIGVVPEGLALFGRLTGAEYLKFVGQMYGLDKALTRQRTTELLEFMSLASEPKKLITDYSHGMQKKLALAAAVIHGPKILFLDEPFEGVDAIAAGTLKTMLQGMIARGATIFLTSHVLEIVERLCTHIAIIDHGHLITNGSLDELRAGVQTPSGERATLEEIFIQVVGSKHTADAPARELTWLG; via the coding sequence ATGACCCCTGCCGTCGTCACCACTGGACTTACGCGCCGCTTCGGCGATTTCACCGCCGTTGAAGATATCAATCTTTCTGTCGCTCCGGGTCAGTTTTACGGGTTTCTTGGGCCCAATGGGGCGGGTAAGTCGACCACCATCAAGATGTTGACCGGGCTGCTTGCGCCCACGTCGGGAAAGATCGAGATTCTGGGGATGGACGCCACCGCCTCACCGATGGAGGTGAAGCGGCAGATCGGCGTGGTACCCGAAGGGCTGGCGCTATTTGGGCGGCTGACAGGGGCAGAGTACCTCAAGTTCGTCGGGCAGATGTATGGGCTGGACAAGGCGCTGACCAGGCAGAGGACGACCGAACTGCTGGAGTTCATGTCGCTGGCCAGCGAGCCCAAGAAGCTGATTACCGACTACTCGCATGGCATGCAGAAGAAGCTGGCGCTGGCGGCGGCCGTGATTCACGGACCCAAGATCCTGTTTCTGGATGAGCCGTTCGAGGGGGTCGACGCGATCGCGGCGGGCACGCTGAAGACGATGCTGCAGGGCATGATCGCGCGCGGGGCGACGATCTTTCTAACCTCGCACGTGCTGGAGATCGTCGAACGGCTGTGTACGCATATCGCGATCATCGACCACGGCCATCTGATCACGAATGGGTCGCTCGATGAGTTGCGGGCCGGGGTGCAGACGCCTTCGGGTGAGCGGGCGACGCTGGAAGAGATTTTTATCCAGGTGGTGGGGTCGAAGCATACGGCGGACGCTCCGGCGCGGGAGCTCACATGGCTGGGTTAG
- a CDS encoding HU family DNA-binding protein — MTKADLVDKVTSLGDLTRRDGEVIVDTMFEAVIGALKSDDKVEIRGFGSFRTRKRNPRIGRNPKTGARVDVPAKRVPFFKPAKELRDLVNADAPKPQHHPVPPPPVHVDAHHPPPM, encoded by the coding sequence ATGACCAAAGCCGACCTCGTCGACAAAGTAACCTCCCTCGGCGATCTCACGCGACGCGATGGAGAAGTGATCGTCGACACGATGTTTGAAGCCGTAATTGGCGCCTTGAAGTCCGATGACAAGGTGGAGATTCGCGGATTTGGCAGTTTCAGGACGCGCAAACGGAATCCGCGGATCGGTCGCAACCCCAAGACGGGCGCGCGCGTGGACGTTCCCGCCAAACGCGTTCCGTTCTTCAAACCTGCCAAGGAGCTGCGCGATCTGGTGAATGCGGATGCCCCGAAGCCTCAGCACCACCCTGTGCCGCCTCCGCCGGTGCATGTGGATGCGCACCACCCGCCACCGATGTAA
- the sppA gene encoding signal peptide peptidase SppA, translating into MPEDFPQAPPPPPPPFQPPYQAPYAAAYPYARPAYPAPMAPPVRRSPWFWVAIIVATVAVAAVLMAAMFKSAMKDLTGSSSTSTTAFGGSSIAVIDVDGVILDADKVDKELRKFGDDSSVKAIILHINSPGGGAAASQEIYHEVLRVRAEKHKKIVASVESVGASGAYYIASACDKIYANDASVVGSIGVIMEWTNYGDLMKWVKLKSVVIHAGELKDAGDPTHDMTPKEAAYFQGLVDNMYGQFVHDVAAGRHTSEDVIRPLATGQVWTGQQSLPLGLIDKVGGFRVALMDTAKDVGISGEPSIVKPSTGRKGLAALLNGDADDLLLPSPARMLNQAPGFYFMWK; encoded by the coding sequence ATGCCGGAAGACTTTCCTCAAGCCCCGCCTCCTCCTCCGCCGCCCTTCCAGCCACCCTATCAGGCTCCATATGCCGCGGCGTATCCGTATGCGCGTCCGGCTTACCCAGCGCCGATGGCTCCTCCGGTGCGGCGTTCGCCCTGGTTCTGGGTTGCGATTATCGTGGCGACTGTGGCTGTTGCGGCTGTGCTGATGGCGGCGATGTTCAAGTCGGCAATGAAGGATTTGACGGGCAGCTCATCCACGAGCACGACGGCGTTCGGCGGAAGCTCAATCGCGGTAATCGATGTGGACGGCGTGATTCTGGATGCGGACAAGGTGGATAAGGAGCTTCGCAAGTTTGGCGACGACAGCTCCGTGAAGGCGATTATCCTGCACATTAACTCGCCGGGCGGCGGTGCGGCGGCCTCGCAGGAGATCTATCACGAGGTGTTGCGCGTCCGTGCCGAGAAGCACAAGAAGATTGTCGCTTCGGTCGAGTCGGTCGGGGCCTCGGGTGCGTACTACATCGCCAGCGCGTGCGACAAGATCTATGCAAACGACGCCTCCGTGGTGGGTTCGATCGGCGTGATCATGGAGTGGACCAACTACGGCGACCTGATGAAGTGGGTGAAGCTGAAGAGTGTGGTGATCCACGCCGGCGAACTGAAAGACGCGGGCGACCCCACGCATGACATGACGCCGAAGGAGGCTGCGTACTTCCAGGGGCTGGTCGACAACATGTACGGGCAGTTCGTCCATGACGTAGCGGCGGGACGGCATACGTCGGAGGATGTGATCCGGCCATTGGCGACCGGGCAGGTGTGGACCGGGCAGCAGTCGCTTCCCCTAGGCCTGATCGATAAGGTGGGTGGATTCCGGGTGGCGCTGATGGATACGGCGAAGGATGTCGGAATCTCGGGTGAACCGTCGATTGTGAAGCCGAGCACGGGGCGCAAGGGTCTGGCCGCGCTGCTGAACGGCGACGCGGACGATCTGTTGTTGCCATCGCCGGCGCGGATGCTGAATCAGGCACCGGGCTTCTACTTTATGTGGAAGTAG